DNA from Colletotrichum higginsianum IMI 349063 chromosome 7 map unlocalized unitig_7, whole genome shotgun sequence:
CGACGAAGACCATGGCCAGGAGGTTGGCGACGATGAACGCCCACCACGGCAGCTGGGAGTCGTAGCCCTCCACCGTGGCGAACCCCAGACCGAccgcgacgaggagcaggacgGCGTACCACCACTCCGGCGCGTCCCGGTACTTCTTCATCAGCCTGAGATGGACGTCCGCCTCCTGGTTGCGCGCCGCCCGCAGCCGGTACCAGATCTCCCTGCCGTGGAAGAAGCCGCAGTGCACgatcgccgccgtcagcgCTGCGAACGACAGGCCGTAGTTGAGGGCGAAGGTGGGTGGGAGGAACAAGGGGGAGTATGCCTTGTACTTTTCGACGTCAAACGTGTAGCCCGGACCCAGGATCCTGCTGACCTTGTAGGAGCTCTGCGTGTTGTCGTACGTCTGCGACGTGTTGATGGGCAGGTAGTCGGCGAAGAGCGCGCCCGAGTACGCGATCCCGATGGTCgggatgatgacgaagacgaagagccCGATGAGCACGTTGATGTGCGTGTGCGTCGGCGAGAGCAGAGGGTCTCCCAGGTACGCGGAGACATAGGTCCAGTCAAAGGTAATCGGGATGAGGGAGAGACCTGTGAACCCCCCAAACAGCTGGTTTACCACGACGTTGTTGGGCTTGATCCAGGTGACGAACGCAAACACCGAGAGCCCTTGCCAGAGCACACCGGGGATCCAGTAGTAGCAGAACATGGCGCCGAGCACGTAGAAGAAGTATCGGTAACGGCTGATGACCCAGCCGTTGCTGTGCGTTCCGTCGTTCTTGCTCTTGTCGTGAAGGGCGTAGAACAGGGACGTGTTGGCGAACTGATTCGGCCAGATCATGGCCGACGGCCACACGAGGAACCGTCGACacaggccggcgaggccgatcCCGATGAGCTGGGAGCTCAGGGTGAAGAGGATCTGGAAGCCCCAGCCCAGGTTGATGTCGTAGAACGGCTTGCCCTGgagcgcgaggagggcgtcggTGCTGTATGCGTAGCCGATGGAGACGTTGGACATGAGGGTGATGACGACGTGCTCCTTGATCGTGAACGGCCCCGTGTTGAAGGTCCACTCGACGCCGAACGTGTTGAAGACCCTCGTCGGTACGACTCTGGCCCATAGGCAGCCGATTGGGTACACCAGCAGCTGGACGATGATGGACGGGAAGTTGATGGCAGGGCTCCTAGAAACCGTCGTTAGCAATGAAAGGAGCTGCTCTTGCGTTTCcagagtcgtcgtcgcccgggCCCCGCTTACCTCATGCTGAGAAACATGTTCAGGCCACTGCCGACTGTCACGAATACCATGCCCAAGATCCATGCCCGGACGGTGTTGGCAACCTCCCCGCCGTCGGTGTTGCGGACGGCAGCTCTGACCTCCTCGAAAGGCGAATCTTCGGTAAAGGTACCGCCATCTGTACTGATGACCTCCTCTGAGTCTGCGTCCTGAAGGCCCTTCTTGGTCACATCGTCCTTTTCTCGGGAGGCATTAGTTTCCCATCGCTCATTGTGCCCTGGGTCTGTCCCCTGTTCGGAGATGTTCACGCCGTGTTGTTTGCTGTCCTCCATGACGGGAGGGACGTGGAAATGGCTCAGATATGATTCTGGTGAACGCAACCGTCATGTAAGTGATTCAGAATCAAGGTCTGCTGCGCAAACCAATGCCGCAATAATTGCTAATTGGTAGATCACGACTCGCCGAACATTGGTGAGCTGCGGGGTGGGAGGAAACAAAATACGGGAACCTCGTTCTACACGGGTCTTATATCCCCCAAAGGGGCAGTTGAACCCAAACTCAATACCTCCATGGGACGGAAAGTCGACCAGGTCGCCCGTTGATATGATAACCGTCACAAGGACATCCTATTACCGTAACGTATCACGCGGGCCCTGCTATCAACTCTTCTCCACCGTGTTCCCAGTAGTTCGTGTTATCTAGACCCAAGTTGGAGGCGGGGTGATGCCGTCTTCCCcgggaagagaggggggcaGATTCGGTGGGAACTTTTGCCCGCTTATCGTCTTGACATGTCTTGTCCCGACGCGGCAATGCTTGTCCAATAATCCACTGTTGGGATCCCTTGACCTTTCACGTCGGCACGTTGCGACCGCGTGACGGTGCCGGTTCAAGGGCATCCTACTATTACCCCGCCTCGAGATAAGGTGATACGATACTGTCCACTATGGAAAGATgaaccttcttcttccgtgTCGCAATCAGAGGAAGGGTAGGACGGATTGATGCAATCACGATGATAGGTCGGGAGGGTTCCCGCGGGGCGTCTTCCGAAGGGCAAGGATAATCGGACGAGGATCCCGGGCTTTGCCGGGATTGCCACTTGGAGGCGGTTGGGTTCCCTTTTTATCTTCAAAGGGCTCGGGATCTGTGGGAGTCCACCGCGGCACTAAGCATCGTTTTCGTCGTCAAGTGTTGGACACGCATTGTAGTTGAACTCACTACAAAACATAAGGGGTTGAAGGCGATGACGAAAACGAGTGCAACATTGCGCCTGGTTCATCTTTTCTCCAAGAAATTGCCTTGCTTGCGACGTCTTCCGCTAATAAGACATGGTAGACGTGGAAAAAGCAGGTGCTACCACTCCGACTTGGGAATTATGTAGACAGGCGATCAATTGTGAAATCTTGCTTCATGTAAGTACACAACGTAGACAATGTCTTAAGGGTTGTTCACAAACAACCAGCCCTCCTGATTGATATCTGTCTAGGTAGACCTGCTACCTGGCTTTGATCAATTGAGATCTGATTCTTTCGAAGGTCGACTACAGAGACAGTTTGTTCATTCCTACCATTGGCTGCATCAATTGTTCGCTCCCTACACCATCCTAGTCTGACTATGGACACAATCCCTATCGTCCCTAATCGCTAGCCGTCATAAGTCCTAGCCAAAATAGCACCTTGCGATTCACATTGCACCTTTTGGCTCTGGCTAGTCTATAGTTTTGTGAAGAAGTCATGTAAGCTCAGTACTAAGTAGGGCATGGAGACGAGTCTTGTCGATCCAATTCCGCGATGAGGACGTTGGATATTCAACGGAGCACCGTGCCCATTCATTTGAAATCCCGGGATGGGTATGACGCTCGATTGGATTTTTGTACAAGAAATTCCAAGCTTACATTATCTTTCTATTGTCGTCCTTTGGCAGGTCGACTAGGTTTGCTCAAAAGTCGTTGTCTGTGACAGTGTGACAGTCAGCTCTATAGTCGACTTGGCACTCGTCACCGCCCCCTGAGCCAGTTAGTCTAGTTCCAACGCCAATGAATTTTCAATTGGACTGGACGAAAGTCCTCGTAATACATAGGAAGCTACAATTAACGTTGTAGAGTGGTAATCCAGACGAGGGTCCTTTTGTGGGAGATATCCTTTTTGGTCAACAACGACAAGCTGCTCTCCTAAAATTGATTAGCAACTACAACAAGTATCCTACTCCACCATTCTACCATTGTATCGACTGGTTCTTATTACTCTTTGCTACAAATCGATATTCTGTATGGTGCATAAGGAGGAGGGCTAGTTGACTGGGAAGACGGACATCGTTAGTGTAGCATGGAACAGCGTCTATATACTTTTGCCGCTTAGTCACCGACTCCAGGTCTTCGAAAGTCGACGGTCTCCTACAAGAGAATGGGACGATTGCAAACTTGGAAGAAACCGAACATTATGTAACGAATCTTTTGTTTTGTGAATCGTATATCTTCAATGCGTTTCTGGCTTGCCGAGCTGCCTATAAGAATTCGAAATGATCTCCCACGGAACTCGGATGCTCATCGCGTTTCAAGACCGGAGGCTGACTGTAAGAGATCACTCAGCCAAAATGAAGCGCATTAGATATAATCTGCTACTTTAAGAGAATAGTACTATGAGAAAATGCGATTTTCAAAGGGACAAATAGAGTTAATAGGGAGACAAAAGCAAGAGATCCTTATGTCCAGTAGATAATTGGGGGGAGGGTTCTCCTCTTTTTCAGATTCCATCCTTGAATGCTATTTCGCAAGAGTGTTCCACGACCACAGGCACAAATCTTCTCTCTCCCAACCCTGTCTTAGAAGAACCCTATGCTTTTTGAGAGTTTAATTCAATTATTTTTGTTTGTTACACATGGTTATTTGACTGAATGGTCGTACCAATCTCTATTACAGCAAGACGACACCAAAAGATAACATAGCCGCTGGGCACAAATCTAGGCTCTCATCAGACAAACAGTCCATTTCCCATGACATAGGGTTTATTTCTTAGTTGTCAGATATAATAAAGTAACCTTACAAGAAGTGCATCCatgcctccctccccatcgGCCCCATCAGAGACTACACTGTGGTGCTCAACATGTGGCTAGATTATCCTCGGTTAATTCGAGAATGATCAAGGCCGGTCTGCAGGTCATGCTGCCAAGCAATCACTCCACGGTGGTTGGTTCCTTCAGAGCAAGGATGAGGGCTACCTCTGTTCCTTCTTTTCTATACGAATGCTGCCGGTCAAAGCGTCTCCGGGACGGCATGGTTCGATTTTACGTCGTATTCCTATTGGGGCCTCTAGCGCTTTGTTCTAGAGCCTAACCAGATGCCAGCAATATGCAGATGTGGCAATGCAGCAGAAGCGGAAATCGCGTGTTACATTTCCGGTGGAGGTCTTCATCCTTCCACAAGGTCTTGATCCTGCGCATCCGCCGTTCAGTAACAGCTTTGCTCAACATCAATACAAATAAGCTTGGCTTACTTCACTTGTAGACAGAGGGCTAACCTCAAATGGCTGGGCTCTTTGCGTTCCTGTTGGTCCGAACATGGGAAATAGCCAACAAGAGTCTATGTGTAGATGTTCAACAGCATATGTCTGTGCCGGTTAAGGCAGTTGATTCTTTGACGTGCAGAGTCACAACATCGGACTCCTTTTGAAGGATTTGCTTTGGCCAAGGAGGATTCACAACCCACCCAATGATCACGTTGCTTGGCAGGAGATTATAGCCTATTTTGCCAGTGCAGCCGACTGACTAATGCGGCCCGAGATCCTTCCTGTAATCAGCTTCCCTATCGAGCACGAAGTTGGATCAGAATGACTTAAgcgacatcgtcgccgctTGGCCAAGAGTCTGGATTCGGCTGGCGTCTTGAAGCGCCACAACACTTCCGGAACGTCTGGTATGTGTGTACACTTGCTTGACGATCGCATTGCAAATTGCTGTGGTGGGTATATGCCAGCCAGTGTGCTCGGCCCAAAGTATAAGAATCGTCTGTAATCACTTTGAATCTGTGTCCAGCTGTCTTGCTCTACCCAACCAACACAAACTCTCATCAAACTCTGTGACCTGTTCCACAACTTTCAACATGAGATTCGCTGCCGCTGGTCTTGCCCTTTGGGCGTCTGTTGTAAGTCGAATTATGGAACCTTTTTGTATCTTGCACTGCTGATTCACATCCCCAGGCCGTTGCAATTCCGTCAGACAAGGGCTACCACTACCGTTCTGCCGAAGAGATGAAGGACGAGCTGCTGCCCTTGTCTGAGATGTCCTTCACTGGCCCAGTCACCGTTGGAGGCCCCAATGTCACTCTCCACGGCGACGCCTCGTCCATCTATGACCAGATCCTGGCCCTCAACCCTGAGTTCGATGCGAGCGCCTTCGGAGGCGCCGCCAGCGTCGAGCGCGGCTTGGAAGCCAGACAATCCACCGTAAGTTTTGCTCTCTTCAACATTGGTGTACGAGATACTGGGCTGCCCGCTGCGTCCCGTTCGCTTGGCCTCCCCCTATTTCAAGGTATGGTCTGCTAACGGTTATCAAGGGTAACTGGAACTGCAACAACGGAGTCACTGTTGAGAGATACTACTCGCAATGTGCCAACGCCATCAACCGCCTGTTCACTCTGGGCACCTCGTACTGCAGTGTTGCCCCGAGCACTTGCGCTCGGGTGAGCTGCTCCAAAAGTTGCTCCATTTACCTGTGCAACAACGTAAGTTGCTATATCAGTCCTCCTCCCAATAGGAGAGAAGGCACCCATTGCTGATACGTTTCCAGCAATTCTCTCAAGTCAACGTGTACTGCCAGGATATCGCTATCGACATGGGCATCATTGTTAGCAAATGTGGCTCGGACAACGGCAACGGTGACACGAGAGCTCGCGGTAGCTTGCATTTTACCGGTCACTACACCTCGCTCACCCAGCAGGCGTGCTAGACCGAGGCTTGCGTGGAGATACATGTTGTAAGGCACTTCAAGCGATATCAGCTTTTATTCAGATCTAGTCATTCGTTTCTATGTGCTTTTCGGAATTTATCCGATTGTTTCGAACACCAAAAGTTCATTTACGTGCTATTTGTCCTCCTTCACCCGCATGTGCTAATGATTCGTAACCAAACATCAATACCTGCAAGAAGATCTGTGGCCATCGATAATGAGCAACTGTCATGGTAGACAGCGTGCTGTTGATCCAAGGGCCATGTTCCCTGCCGCTCTTAGCAAGACGCTTCTTGGTCATTCCTGGATCATGTGAGAGCTATGTCGCTCTCTCACACATTTCGGGACTTGAAGGAAATCCACAGGGGGGGCTTGtcccagaagaagaagacctTCTGCCCGACTGCCCATGCTCGGCTTTCAGGTGCCAGCTCCAGGTCGAAGTTCCAGATGATGCGGGCAAGAATCAATCTCATCTCAGCGTAGGCAAGACTGTTGGATAAACAATGTCAGCTTGATGCGACTGGTGGAAGAAACACACAATTTTGCACGAGTGAGGGAAACCTACTTCATACCCAGGCAGTTGCGTGGGCCGTACGAAAACGGTTGGTGCAggttcttctcgtcgccgtcgaagcGCTCATCGCCCAGCCAACGCTCTGGAATGAAAGAGTCTGGGTTAAGGAACTTGGAAGGATTGTGGTAGACGGCGTATTGCCAAATACCTAGAGTGGTCTGTAGAGCTTTGTTAGTGAATCAATCCTGCAAAGGGGGCCCCATCCACCACGTGTGTCCTGGACTCACCCCTCCAGCCACCCATTCGCCGGCGATCTGCGATCCACCGACGGGTGTGCGGCGTGGCAAAGAAATTGCTACGGCAGGGTGGACGCGCATGGCCTCCTTGAGGACGGCAAGCATGTAGGAAAGCTTCTGAACACTGttgacgtcgatgtcggcgtcTCCTTGGAAAGCCGATCGGACCTCCTCGTTTAATCTGGCAAGCACCTCAGGGTGGATGCAGATAAAGTAGAGAGCTGCAGCGAGCGTTGTTGCGGTTGTCTCTGAGCCAGCCGTTGTCAGAAGAACGGCGTTATCTCGCATCTCCTCTTGAGATAGTTGCTAACATTCGTTAGAAGAGAAATTCTCTGCCGGATTGTCAAGGGACCCGACCAATGGGTTACCTACATGTTTCTCAGGGCTTTTTATCATTGCATGCACAAAGTCCGGTCTATCTCCCTGCAGGCTGAGCCGCTTTTTCAGACTCTCTTCAGCAAGCTCTTGACTGAGACGATGTTGCTCAAGTAGTCTGCTGGGGAAAACAAGAGCGCAGTACAGAGGCTTcaagagggggaagaaaggaAAGTCGTGGAGGACCTGCATAAAAGCCACGCTTCCGAGGGAGTCGAAGAAGCTTTCGACCCACGGGTGAGACGAGGCTGTTTGGAGGCACCCAAACGGCTCACCAAAGGCCAGATCGCCGATAATATCGAAAGTGATCCATTCAAACCACTTGGAGGCATCCAAGGGCTTCATTCCACCTTCCCCATGCTCACGGAGTCTCTGGATGATTAAGTCAATGTGTCTATCCATCAGAGGCTGCTGCTCGCTCATGGCACGCGCCGAGAATGCATGCGATAACAGGCGCCGCATTGGACCGTGTCTTTCACGCGAAGCGGGAATAAGACTCTTATCCGCGCCCTCGTTGGCATATTTGGGATCTTTGCCGttctcttcttggccgcgCTGGAGGTGGCCACAGACCTCTTTCCACACCTCAGCATGGGAAAGGGCTAGCTCGTTAGGGCCGACCCGAACGATATCACCATAGCGCTTGTGTAATTCCAAGATCTTTAGATGAGGCGTGCCTCGGAGAACGTTGAATGCCGCAGGCAGTGGCGTGGCAGCCCATAGCTTCGGACCGGGGTATCGACGTAGAGGATGGAAGAAGAGGTTGTAGATGACGGTCGCTACGCCATAAAGAGCGAGCTGCATCGATCCTCGGTTAGCTGTTCCAATCAAACTTGGCCTGAAATAAAGTAGGTGCTCACCAAGGTGGTGAagacgagcagcagctcgactGCGGACGGCATATCGATGTTCAAAGTCGATGTTGTGGATGGATATCTTGTTGGGGCTTCTCCGGGACGAGTGTTCTCGTGGCATACGAAAATCCGATTGTTCATTGATGGGTTGAACTTGGAAGACCGAGAAGCAAACCCGTAGTCTTTTTATGTCTGTTGTCTTGACTGATCTTCAGTGTTCTGGCATGACGTACCACGATGTTTTTCGGCACATGTGTCCCATCCCCGTCCTGGGTCCGGCGGGAGCGCTACAATCCCGGTTCCCCGCCTCGGGCCAACGCCAGGTAGATACTCGGGGTCTCATCTCCTCTTTCGTAGCTGGTTCACCGAACACCCACCCACGTCAAACTGGGCCTCCAGGTGATGACCCTGATTGACTGGTCTGTGGTTTCTATGATTTGGGACCGGCCGAAGTTTGCTGTCACGACTGTTTCAGCTACATCCTATAATGCCTTTTCTAATGCGTCAAAAGCCTGGTTTGCCTTGATCAGAGGTTGCCGTTTTTGTTGAAATTTCGACATAGGCTATGGCCAAAGTTCATGAATCGTGGGGCTTTGGGAAGCAGCTTTACAGCCATTGGCTCGTCGAACCCTTGGGTGTCTATACGGATACCCCATCTTCGGCATTGAGGCTCTGACGGGTGCGGGAACCAGCAGCGGACCGCTCGGAAAGTTTTCACTAAGCCTAGCAAGTTGGAAAGGAAATGAAGTAATGTTAACACAACACATCAGACCCTCTACCATCATTGACACAGTATGCGCTAGGTTAAGGGGAAACCAAGTGAATATTTAGCGGGCTACAACGTCTAGGCTAGTACAACATGAGCAGGTGTTGGATTTGAACCCACGACCTTTGGAGTTTAGGCGGTCacagtgggggggggggagcggCCGGTAGAAAAGGGTGCCCATCCCACCCGCCAAGGCGGGGGGTAGTGGGCACCAGCCGAGCCCAAGCCTCCGAAGGGCGTGCCTGCCAAGGCCATACATAACCTTGACCAAGCAGCCCACACGAATAACAGCACCACTTTGTTGGATCGATTCGTGCCACTATTCGCAAGCCGGCAACCTGTGCCGACAGCAGGAATATGTGCTCCCTCTTCTTACTGTACTAAACCACTAACAACCGAGATCGACGACACATGGGGCAGTGGATTTATCCCGCACTCTCCGGCATTCGTAATCGAAGAAGCTGAAGTTTTGGATTCCAGTGTTAGCGCACACGGTGGATGACTCCATGGCGTCCCCACGACGAGAGCAGAGAGCTTCAATGACCGGTGATGGCTTTGCCGCTATTATTGAGGCAACGGTACTTGAAAACGGCCAATGCGGGGCTGCGGACGTCGGCTTCTTTCAAAGAGACAATCTGTAGGAGTGAATCTTACCTGGTCAGAGCCAAGGCGATGGGGATGATAGTGAACCTTGTTTTGGGGGCGCGGAGTGAGACGACTTGGGAGGACGAACTGGGGTGCTTGTGACTGAGACGGAGGATCGTCAAGAAAATGTTGTTTGCTGATGTTGAGTCTTGAAGAAGAGTTGTCATCAAGCTTGGTATTCGCGAAGAGAACGAGCCTGTCTATCCAAGAGAAGGAGATGAGCATTCTTCTTGACCAATCTGTGTGCAGTACACTAACTTGCTCCATCGGGCCAGCGGGCAGGGACTGCGAATGTAAAAACGGGGAGAACGTGGTCCCCTATCCTGTCAGATGCAATTTAACACCTACGGTCATTCCACCAAACCAGCACCTGTAGGAGCCGGGAGCCCTACGCCAGGGTAGATCAGAGATTACATTGTTGCCTAGACTTGGCACGTCTTGTAATGATGGCATCTGTAGAGGTGCCGGATCActgctctctctcacccttGTGAAAAACTTCTCTAGATTGATTTGTTGGTTCATCACTTTCTCACGCTCGTTGTTTGCTCTCTCGAGTTACGATTTCTTTCGTATCATAGGACATATTTTGCTGGCGGTGTTGGTCTCATCAGACCTCAGAAAAGCTCGCTTTTATGACAGCAAGAAAATATATCTTCAAACTGGATTGAAATCACCCATCCGTGACCGCAGCGGTCAAATCAGCTCTACGTTCTCTACGCCGCTGCCTCTGCGCAAGCCTGATGCGGTCGATCTTCCTACTGATGGAGTGCTCACAAGGGACAGGCGGGATTTGAAACTCCCACGAGGCCTACTTGTACGTGTTCGATGCCTCCTTCTTGAAGCTTGCGATGACATCTGGGGTCGGTATGTAAACTGGGACAAAAAGCCCAATAGCCAGACTGCCTCTTACAGCCGAAATGTTCGGGGTTATCAAGCCAAAAAGGGGTACTTACCTGGTAACTTGTATTAAGTGTACTAACAATGGTATGGAGTGCTTGTGGGTACATGGACCAATGAGAAGCTTTCCCCGCTACCTCATTTGGGTTTAACTTCGGGAATAGGGATCGACGTCTTAGTCATTCGATTTGTACAGTGACGCCATCCCGTAACCTAAGTCGCATTTCGCTTGAATTTAGTCACCTACTTCTTCACTTTCTCCTCTTATGCTAGTTCCATTCCAGATGCCTCCCGCCGCAAAACCGATGTCATATATAACCAAGCCCTTTTATTGTGTCAATACCATCTACCTCTAAATCCACAACGCGACTGCTAAGTCTCTCCTCGTAGAAAGTGCGCAGCCCCACACAAACACATCCACCTCAGTTTCCTTCAGGGCACGTCTTTCCGCGGAACGGAGGCGCAGCGACAGCATTAGATAAGCCTGGACACGACAATCGGTGAGGGCGCCAAGACCAGCGCCAAGGAAAAAAATCACGTTCTGGCGCCTATCACCTCGCACCACGCGACCCTCTCTTCTTCTGTCCGGGGCCTGGCACcgccctttttttccctcccgTTGATGTAATCTTCCACTGCTCCAGTGTGGGTGAGTACATAGGTAGGTGGTATGGGCATGGCTTTGAATGTGTGTGTACCGTGTACCCCCCCGCTCTctgactctctctcttacttTCGCTCTCTCCTCTCACAAAATTCCGCATCCTCCAAGGAACCGGGAAgtggaaggggaaaaaaacaCTTCGCCGCCAGCTTCGCTCGAAACCCCAAGATGCCAGCGACAGGCGAGTTGGCAACATCGACTCCCTAGCATCTCCCATTCCAATTATCCCattccccttcccccccatGGTCGGCACGACAAAGCCGACCCCCCGGACCATAAGCCTCCAGTGAGCGCCTCCCGTTCAAACCCACACCCCGCCCGCGAACAGCAAACGggcacggcgccgagaccAAATAACCTCATCCGACGTTGCCGTACTTCCGTGTGCCAAAACCCGTCCCTTCCCAGAGCCGAGCACGGGAGACCTAaacacccacccacccctccATTGATAAGACCGCAAACGTCAGACAAGAGCgtgccgaggaggccgccgtggCACGCGTTTCCCCG
Protein-coding regions in this window:
- a CDS encoding OPT family small oligopeptide transporter, with translation MEDSKQHGVNISEQGTDPGHNERWETNASREKDDVTKKGLQDADSEEVISTDGGTFTEDSPFEEVRAAVRNTDGGEVANTVRAWILGMVFVTVGSGLNMFLSMRSPAINFPSIIVQLLVYPIGCLWARVVPTRVFNTFGVEWTFNTGPFTIKEHVVITLMSNVSIGYAYSTDALLALQGKPFYDINLGWGFQILFTLSSQLIGIGLAGLCRRFLVWPSAMIWPNQFANTSLFYALHDKSKNDGTHSNGWVISRYRYFFYVLGAMFCYYWIPGVLWQGLSVFAFVTWIKPNNVVVNQLFGGFTGLSLIPITFDWTYVSAYLGDPLLSPTHTHINVLIGLFVFVIIPTIGIAYSGALFADYLPINTSQTYDNTQSSYKVSRILGPGYTFDVEKYKAYSPLFLPPTFALNYGLSFAALTAAIVHCGFFHGREIWYRLRAARNQEADVHLRLMKKYRDAPEWWYAVLLLVAVGLGFATVEGYDSQLPWWAFIVANLLAMVFVVPTCTILAISNLGLALNVLSPFLAGFMIPGKPIGVMIFKVYSTITLGQAQTYSGDLKMAHYMKIPPRTTFWCQVVATIWAVFVQIAVMNWTLGNIEDCCALTQHAHFTCPNGRAFFSSSIVWGVIGPRRMFGAGSIYQNFNYFWLIGACLPVVFYVLAKVLNLKFAKALHAPVMLGAMGWLPPATPLSFSSWAIVGLIFNHGIRKRFRGWWQTYNYITAAALDAGLIISTIVIFFAITLPNVTIPQWWGNVDVYNTLDSTYGAILKTVGENETFGPASW
- a CDS encoding Secreted protein, with product MRFAAAGLALWASVAVAIPSDKGYHYRSAEEMKDELLPLSEMSFTGPVTVGGPNVTLHGDASSIYDQILALNPEFDASAFGGAASVERGLEARQSTGNWNCNNGVTVERYYSQCANAINRLFTLGTSYCSVAPSTCARVSCSKSCSIYLCNNQFSQVNVYCQDIAIDMGIIVSKCGSDNGNGDTRARGSLHFTGHYTSLTQQAC
- a CDS encoding Cytochrome P450 monooxygenase, with amino-acid sequence MPSAVELLLVFTTLLALYGVATVIYNLFFHPLRRYPGPKLWAATPLPAAFNVLRGTPHLKILELHKRYGDIVRVGPNELALSHAEVWKEVCGHLQRGQEENGKDPKYANEGADKSLIPASRERHGPMRRLLSHAFSARAMSEQQPLMDRHIDLIIQRLREHGEGGMKPLDASKWFEWITFDIIGDLAFGEPFGCLQTASSHPWVESFFDSLGSVAFMQVLHDFPFFPLLKPLYCALVFPSRLLEQHRLSQELAEESLKKRLSLQGDRPDFVHAMIKSPEKHQLSQEEMRDNAVLLTTAGSETTATTLAAALYFICIHPEVLARLNEEVRSAFQGDADIDVNSVQKLSYMLAVLKEAMRVHPAVAISLPRRTPVGGSQIAGEWVAGGTTLGIWQYAVYHNPSKFLNPDSFIPERWLGDERFDGDEKNLHQPFSYGPRNCLGMNLAYAEMRLILARIIWNFDLELAPESRAWAVGQKVFFFWDKPPLWISFKSRNV